A region from the Geobacter benzoatilyticus genome encodes:
- the tssA gene encoding type VI secretion system protein TssA, which produces MLTISDNAGWRWSAFGKHPAAADYFRLGHSSPFVDGLTKWVESGYRLLAEQSDMSPPFCSWRFWARGFGRESLVLGVVRVSSDSLGRPYPLLIMGSGPLEEWEGRWDLLPFAGEKSWCQIEFLATNTFGDLRKLEEGLQGLRPPAADWEELAERRRGLNRLGSSLDPYASFLDMPRLETVAAERAGKDEFSVRLDRGPVNDKITLVSLWHLLAKGAAKGVPNALFMGGTLERSFLASYRRALAPGDFLHLWSVSDAGGWHTSIGTEYAMDIATLGKEPVRPDQPVGEDVRYDPLFDTLQAEVDKLTSPAVAGTVDWEKVVRLSADILATRSKDLLVAGYLAVGLVQTRGGDGLALGLKVWHDLLERFWSDLYPSRMRGRQRSVEWWLDRTGIALGQQRDRTLPAEQHGIVLETLGAIDRFLGEHLEDAPSLTKLRELVVDMAPEAVTEAVASPPVQAEAPVADLFTPPSQAASPPVEVSRQTTPPGSPLQALEAGLRQVGEAAGALLQQDPAGPVPYRLSRLAAWGQVTELPPAVNGRTRIPPPERQVLTLLQELASHGDGEALLKAAEARLPQFIFWLDLNRLSAEALSRLGDRFAGAREAVCRETSALLRRLPGLEELAFADGTPFADAETRQWLAGLMQREASAADFSAAAESDGRAEAIAREVDEGQALIRSGKLLEAVERFQKHLGNGASRQEKLHWRLALAQLLVNTNRARLALPHLEQVVADIGAFGLEEYDPALALRGLKLAWAGFDSQAEPRFKDKAAEALHRIARLDPVEMVRLAKG; this is translated from the coding sequence ATGCTTACCATAAGTGACAACGCCGGCTGGCGCTGGTCCGCCTTCGGCAAGCACCCGGCGGCGGCCGACTACTTCCGCCTCGGCCACTCCTCCCCCTTCGTGGACGGCCTCACGAAATGGGTGGAGAGCGGCTACCGGCTCCTGGCGGAGCAAAGCGACATGTCTCCCCCCTTCTGCTCCTGGCGCTTCTGGGCCCGGGGGTTCGGCCGGGAATCCCTGGTGCTCGGCGTGGTGCGGGTCTCAAGCGACAGCCTCGGCCGCCCCTATCCCCTTCTCATCATGGGGAGCGGTCCCCTGGAGGAGTGGGAGGGACGGTGGGATCTCCTTCCCTTTGCCGGTGAGAAGAGCTGGTGCCAGATCGAATTCCTGGCGACCAACACCTTCGGCGATTTGAGGAAGCTGGAGGAGGGGCTCCAGGGGCTGCGCCCGCCTGCCGCCGACTGGGAGGAGCTGGCCGAACGGCGCCGGGGGCTGAACCGCCTCGGCTCATCCCTGGACCCCTATGCCTCGTTCCTCGATATGCCCCGCCTGGAAACGGTGGCCGCCGAGCGGGCCGGGAAGGACGAATTCTCGGTGCGGCTCGACCGGGGTCCCGTCAACGACAAAATCACCCTCGTGAGCCTCTGGCACCTTTTGGCCAAGGGGGCCGCGAAAGGGGTCCCCAACGCCCTCTTCATGGGGGGGACCCTGGAGCGCTCCTTCCTTGCCTCCTACCGCAGGGCCCTGGCGCCGGGGGATTTTCTCCACCTCTGGTCCGTTTCGGACGCCGGGGGGTGGCACACAAGCATCGGAACGGAGTACGCCATGGATATAGCAACCCTGGGAAAAGAACCGGTTCGCCCCGACCAGCCGGTGGGGGAGGACGTCCGCTACGACCCCCTCTTCGACACCCTCCAGGCGGAGGTGGACAAGCTCACCTCCCCGGCTGTCGCAGGTACCGTGGACTGGGAGAAGGTGGTGCGGCTTTCCGCCGACATCCTCGCCACCCGCTCCAAGGATCTCCTGGTGGCCGGCTACCTGGCCGTGGGGCTCGTCCAGACCCGGGGGGGGGACGGCCTGGCCCTGGGGCTTAAAGTCTGGCATGACCTCCTGGAGCGGTTCTGGAGCGACCTCTACCCCTCCCGGATGCGGGGCCGGCAGCGGAGCGTGGAATGGTGGCTGGACCGGACCGGAATCGCCCTTGGCCAGCAGCGGGACCGGACCCTTCCGGCGGAGCAGCACGGCATCGTGCTGGAAACCCTCGGCGCCATAGACCGCTTCCTCGGGGAGCACTTGGAGGATGCTCCGTCCCTTACCAAATTGCGGGAGCTGGTCGTGGACATGGCGCCGGAAGCGGTTACCGAAGCCGTTGCCTCACCGCCGGTTCAGGCAGAGGCGCCGGTTGCCGACCTCTTCACGCCTCCGAGCCAGGCAGCTTCGCCTCCCGTGGAGGTTTCCCGGCAGACAACCCCACCCGGCTCACCCCTCCAGGCCCTCGAAGCCGGGTTGCGGCAGGTGGGGGAGGCGGCCGGCGCGCTTCTCCAGCAGGATCCCGCTGGTCCGGTTCCCTACCGCCTTTCGCGGCTTGCCGCCTGGGGCCAGGTGACGGAGCTCCCGCCGGCCGTGAACGGCCGCACCCGCATCCCCCCGCCGGAGCGGCAGGTGCTGACCCTCCTCCAGGAGCTGGCCAGCCACGGCGACGGCGAGGCCCTCCTCAAGGCCGCCGAAGCGCGGCTCCCCCAGTTCATCTTCTGGCTCGACCTGAACCGCCTCTCCGCAGAGGCCCTCTCCCGCCTCGGCGACCGCTTCGCCGGAGCCCGTGAAGCGGTCTGCCGGGAGACCTCCGCGCTCCTCCGGCGGCTCCCCGGTCTTGAGGAGCTGGCCTTCGCCGACGGCACCCCCTTCGCCGACGCTGAGACCCGCCAGTGGCTCGCGGGCCTCATGCAGCGGGAGGCATCCGCCGCCGATTTCTCCGCCGCAGCGGAGAGCGACGGCCGGGCCGAGGCCATAGCCCGGGAGGTGGACGAGGGACAGGCCCTCATCCGCAGCGGCAAGCTTCTGGAGGCGGTGGAGCGGTTCCAGAAGCACCTGGGCAACGGCGCCTCCCGCCAGGAGAAGCTCCATTGGCGCCTGGCCCTGGCCCAACTCCTGGTGAACACCAACCGGGCGCGGCTGGCCCTTCCACACCTGGAACAGGTCGTGGCCGACATCGGAGCCTTCGGCCTCGAAGAGTACGACCCGGCCCTGGCCCTGCGGGGGCTCAAGCTGGCCTGGGCAGGATTCGACTCCCAGGCCGAGCCCCGCTTCAAGGATAAAGCCGCCGAGGCCCTCCACCGCATCGCCCGCCTCGACCCGGTGGAGATGGTGCGGCTCGCCAAGGGGTAA
- the tssB gene encoding type VI secretion system contractile sheath small subunit, whose translation MSKEASVAPKERVNIVYRPATDGASEEVELPLKMLVMGDFTGAPDDRPIEKRDPIAIDKDTFNDVMKAQGISLNIAVPNRLAGTEGDELPVSLKVESLSDFGPEAVVEQVPEMKRLLELREALRALKGPLSNVPDFRKKIQELITDDAARAKLLAEIGIEEG comes from the coding sequence ATGTCGAAAGAAGCATCCGTAGCACCGAAGGAACGGGTCAACATCGTCTACCGTCCGGCCACGGACGGAGCATCGGAAGAGGTGGAACTGCCGCTGAAAATGCTCGTCATGGGGGACTTTACCGGCGCTCCCGACGATCGCCCCATCGAGAAGCGGGACCCCATCGCCATTGACAAAGACACCTTCAACGACGTCATGAAGGCCCAGGGGATCTCCCTGAACATCGCCGTCCCCAACCGGCTCGCCGGCACCGAGGGTGACGAATTGCCGGTCAGCCTGAAGGTGGAGTCCCTCAGTGACTTCGGCCCCGAGGCGGTCGTCGAGCAGGTGCCGGAGATGAAGCGGCTCCTGGAGCTGCGGGAGGCCCTGCGAGCCCTCAAGGGGCCGCTTTCCAACGTCCCCGACTTCCGCAAGAAGATTCAGGAACTGATCACCGACGATGCGGCCCGGGCCAAGCTCCTGGCCGAAATCGGCATCGAGGAAGGGTAA
- the tssC gene encoding type VI secretion system contractile sheath large subunit, which translates to MSTEMNSAAPLQDQSGAEVSLLEEIVQATRLQPADEAYSITKKGVEALIAQLLEPGTETPKVSKAVLDDMIAEIDKKLSLQMDEILHHGDFQKLESSWRSLHFLVDRTDFRENNRIEIMNAAKEELLDDFEDAPEVAKSGLYKTVYSAEYGQFGGKPYGAIIGNYDFGPGPQDIKLLQSLAAVSGMAHAPFIAAASPQFFGCDDFTALPNLKDIKSILEGPQYTKWQSFRESEDARYVGLALPRFLLRLPYGEATKPVKSFNYEESVSDSHDRYCWGNAAFSFATRLTDSFANFRWCANIIGPQGGGAVHDLPLHQYEAMGAIQTKIPTEVLVSERREFELAEEGFIALTMRKGSDNAAFFSANSVQKPKYFGTSKEGKEAELNYKLGLQLPYMFIVSRLAHYLKVIQREHIGTWKERGDLENELNLWIRQYVSEMDNPMPGVRSRRPLRQAEVTVEEVPGEPGWYRVGLKVTPHFKYMGAYFTLSLVGKLDKE; encoded by the coding sequence ATGAGTACCGAAATGAACAGTGCAGCACCCCTTCAGGATCAGTCCGGCGCGGAAGTGTCGCTTCTCGAAGAGATCGTCCAGGCCACGAGGCTTCAGCCGGCAGACGAGGCATACTCCATCACCAAAAAAGGGGTCGAGGCCCTCATTGCCCAGCTCCTGGAGCCGGGGACCGAGACCCCGAAGGTCTCCAAGGCGGTCCTTGACGACATGATCGCCGAGATTGACAAAAAGCTCTCCCTCCAGATGGATGAGATTCTGCACCACGGAGATTTCCAGAAACTGGAGTCCTCTTGGCGTTCCCTCCACTTCCTCGTGGACCGGACCGACTTCCGGGAGAACAACCGGATCGAGATCATGAACGCCGCCAAAGAAGAGCTCCTGGACGACTTCGAGGACGCCCCCGAAGTGGCGAAATCCGGCCTCTACAAGACCGTCTATTCCGCCGAGTACGGTCAGTTCGGCGGCAAGCCCTACGGCGCCATCATCGGCAACTACGACTTCGGCCCCGGCCCCCAGGACATCAAGCTCCTCCAGAGCCTGGCCGCCGTCTCCGGCATGGCCCACGCCCCCTTCATCGCAGCCGCATCCCCCCAGTTCTTCGGTTGCGACGACTTCACGGCCCTGCCGAACCTCAAAGACATCAAGTCGATCCTGGAGGGGCCCCAGTACACCAAGTGGCAGTCGTTCCGGGAGAGCGAGGACGCCCGCTACGTGGGGCTGGCGCTCCCCCGGTTCCTGCTGCGGCTCCCCTACGGCGAGGCCACCAAGCCGGTGAAGAGCTTCAACTACGAGGAGAGCGTCTCCGACAGTCACGACCGCTACTGCTGGGGGAACGCCGCTTTCTCCTTCGCCACCCGGCTCACCGACAGCTTCGCCAATTTCCGTTGGTGCGCCAACATCATCGGACCCCAGGGGGGGGGCGCCGTCCACGATCTGCCGCTCCACCAGTACGAGGCCATGGGTGCCATCCAGACCAAAATTCCCACCGAAGTGCTCGTCAGCGAGCGGCGCGAATTCGAGCTGGCCGAGGAAGGGTTCATCGCCCTCACCATGCGCAAAGGGAGTGACAACGCCGCCTTTTTCTCCGCCAACTCGGTGCAGAAGCCGAAATACTTCGGCACCAGCAAAGAGGGGAAAGAGGCCGAGCTCAACTACAAACTGGGCTTGCAGCTGCCGTACATGTTCATCGTGAGCCGCCTCGCCCACTACCTGAAAGTCATCCAGCGGGAGCACATCGGCACCTGGAAGGAGCGGGGGGATCTGGAAAACGAGCTGAACCTCTGGATCCGCCAGTACGTCTCCGAGATGGACAACCCCATGCCGGGTGTCAGGAGCAGAAGGCCCCTGCGCCAGGCAGAAGTCACCGTTGAGGAAGTCCCCGGCGAGCCGGGCTGGTACCGGGTCGGTCTCAAGGTCACCCCCCACTTCAAGTACATGGGGGCGTACTTTACTTTATCTCTTGTCGGCAAGCTGGACAAAGAGTAA
- a CDS encoding Hcp family type VI secretion system effector: MAMPAHLTLTGEKQGKIDGSCELQGREKTILVYSMNHDIHMPKDPHSGLPTGKRVHGPLSIVKEFDASSPKMYQALCTGEHLKDVTLKFYRITKQGTEEHYYTIMLEDAIVVSIKPYMPVTLLAENEPYRHMEEVAYTYRKIKWTWEPNGIEAEDSWSVPK; encoded by the coding sequence ATGGCAATGCCCGCACACCTCACCCTCACCGGTGAAAAACAGGGGAAAATCGACGGTTCCTGCGAACTGCAGGGGCGTGAGAAAACCATCCTCGTCTATTCCATGAATCACGATATCCACATGCCGAAAGATCCCCACTCCGGGCTTCCCACCGGCAAGCGGGTTCACGGCCCCCTGAGCATCGTAAAGGAGTTCGACGCCAGCTCCCCCAAGATGTACCAGGCTCTCTGCACCGGCGAGCACCTCAAAGACGTCACCCTCAAGTTCTACCGCATCACCAAGCAGGGGACCGAGGAGCACTACTACACCATCATGCTCGAAGACGCCATCGTGGTCAGCATCAAGCCGTACATGCCCGTAACGCTTTTGGCCGAGAACGAGCCCTACCGCCACATGGAAGAAGTGGCCTACACCTACCGCAAGATCAAGTGGACCTGGGAGCCCAACGGCATCGAAGCCGAGGATTCCTGGAGCGTGCCCAAGTAG
- a CDS encoding M48 family metalloprotease, with product MYRKLAVTAAITLALGQPAHAGFSLSGLLDAGQDLAKAAVLSDADVKAVAANASSQYDGSNKVAPASSAYAKRLTKLTNGIKMEGGVKPNYKVYLTKDINAFAMADGTIRVYSGLMDAMTDDEVRYVIGHEIGHVSLGHSKKALQTAYAASAARKVGAASGSAAAALSESALGDLAESLVNAQFSQSQERDADQYALNLMKANKYDTKASVTALRKLEKMFGNDKSLFSSHPAPGDRADALEKML from the coding sequence ATGTACCGGAAACTCGCCGTAACCGCAGCCATTACCCTGGCCCTCGGCCAGCCCGCCCATGCCGGGTTCAGCCTGAGCGGGCTTCTCGATGCGGGACAGGACCTGGCCAAGGCCGCCGTCCTCTCCGATGCCGACGTTAAGGCCGTCGCCGCCAACGCCAGCAGCCAGTACGACGGTTCCAACAAGGTGGCACCTGCTTCCAGCGCCTACGCCAAGCGCCTGACAAAGCTCACCAATGGGATCAAGATGGAAGGGGGCGTCAAGCCCAACTACAAAGTCTACCTGACCAAGGATATCAACGCCTTCGCCATGGCCGACGGCACCATCCGGGTCTACAGCGGCCTCATGGACGCCATGACCGACGACGAAGTGCGCTACGTCATAGGGCATGAAATCGGCCACGTGAGCCTCGGCCACAGCAAGAAAGCACTGCAGACCGCCTACGCCGCCTCCGCCGCCCGCAAGGTGGGAGCCGCCAGCGGCAGCGCCGCGGCCGCCCTGTCCGAATCGGCCCTGGGCGACCTGGCCGAAAGCCTCGTCAACGCCCAGTTCTCCCAATCCCAGGAGCGGGACGCCGACCAGTACGCCCTGAACCTGATGAAGGCGAACAAATACGACACCAAGGCCTCGGTAACGGCGCTGCGGAAACTGGAAAAGATGTTCGGCAACGACAAGAGCCTCTTTTCCAGCCACCCCGCCCCCGGCGACCGGGCCGATGCGTTGGAGAAGATGCTGTAG
- a CDS encoding peptidoglycan-binding protein: MGKRISRKHDTQKPPKSEYTKLVNIDKDINNGLHSAPGTFVEQLLGNQSNILPSIKYVNVGPFKVNGHIQALESLKQIMSVVKTKYPDLYGRLAHNGMHVPKNIAGKKSKSLHSWGIAIDITIDGIEDVKWNEMSFYGLALMAPIFHDHGWYWGGAFRDQETEKGSGVYWTNEDAMHFEVSKEKLLEWHNAGLLGPVSTRRPEAKIPESTRPTSTSSSSHHRSMFDWLQRGDKGPKVVRLQEALKSHGHNLKSDGNFGGKTEAALIKYQRQCGLPANGIVGPKTAAYLLFF, encoded by the coding sequence ATGGGAAAAAGAATAAGCAGAAAACATGACACACAAAAACCACCTAAATCAGAATACACTAAGCTTGTTAATATCGACAAAGATATAAATAATGGGTTGCATAGTGCTCCTGGAACATTTGTAGAACAATTGCTAGGGAATCAAAGTAATATTTTGCCATCGATCAAATATGTTAATGTGGGGCCATTTAAAGTCAATGGACATATTCAGGCGCTTGAAAGCTTGAAACAAATTATGTCGGTTGTTAAAACAAAGTATCCTGATCTCTATGGCCGGCTCGCTCACAATGGCATGCATGTTCCAAAAAATATTGCAGGTAAAAAATCAAAAAGCCTACACTCCTGGGGCATTGCTATAGATATAACCATTGATGGCATAGAGGATGTAAAGTGGAATGAGATGTCATTTTATGGATTAGCATTAATGGCTCCAATTTTTCACGACCACGGATGGTATTGGGGTGGTGCGTTCCGCGATCAGGAAACGGAGAAGGGATCAGGTGTATATTGGACTAACGAAGATGCCATGCACTTCGAAGTCAGCAAGGAAAAACTGCTGGAATGGCACAATGCCGGCTTATTGGGCCCGGTTTCAACGCGTCGACCGGAGGCGAAAATCCCCGAATCAACGAGACCGACAAGCACGAGCTCATCATCACATCACCGCTCCATGTTTGATTGGCTGCAGAGAGGCGATAAAGGCCCTAAGGTTGTTCGCCTGCAAGAGGCCTTGAAGTCCCATGGTCACAATTTGAAATCAGACGGAAATTTTGGCGGGAAAACGGAAGCTGCTCTCATAAAATATCAACGCCAATGCGGACTCCCAGCTAATGGAATCGTTGGTCCAAAGACAGCCGCGTATCTCTTGTTTTTCTAG
- the tssI gene encoding type VI secretion system tip protein VgrG — MSLPYSFSVSIAVPYEIESFDDLIGSEALLTVINNDLLAGGEDRYFHGLVRRFEHTGMSGDNYYLYETEVVPAIFKLALRKNSRIFQNMNTHDIVKQLLEEAGITSDRYRFALQDKERMRKFCVQYRETDLEFITRLLEEEGIFYFFEHYEDKHVLVFGDSSVVHVPIGGNPAITFNSHGGMVAETESINGFTFSQRLTPEAFTHKNFNFKNPSVDLTAKKTGAEEAKSEIYEYPALHVTEERGSALARARMEGLKSMQRQGHGQSSSCRLTPGYNFTLSGHESMSLNAEYLIVDVSHSGVQPQSLEETSQGSFSYGNMFTVIPATTPFRPALTRQKPVVKGLQTALVVGPKGEEIHTDEYGRVKVQFHWDREGKRDDKSSCWLRIGQTWSGNGWGMIAIPRIGDEVLVDFIDGDPDRPIIVGSVNNAESPALYPLPANKTQSGIRTRSYPNGGRDNYHELRFEDKKGSEEIYLQSEKDWNILVKNNKGQTVGNNETLTVKSSRSKSIGGSQNETVGGDSTVSVTGALSETAREITLTAQSKITLVCGGSTIVVEPSGVTIKGATINMN; from the coding sequence ATGTCCTTGCCGTATTCGTTTTCCGTTTCCATTGCCGTTCCATATGAAATCGAATCATTCGACGATTTGATCGGTAGCGAAGCCCTGCTGACAGTCATTAATAATGACTTGTTGGCTGGAGGAGAAGATCGCTACTTCCATGGACTCGTCAGGAGATTTGAGCACACTGGTATGAGTGGTGATAATTATTACCTTTACGAGACTGAGGTTGTTCCCGCCATTTTTAAGCTCGCTCTTCGCAAGAATTCCCGAATCTTCCAGAACATGAACACCCATGACATCGTAAAACAACTCCTGGAGGAAGCCGGTATTACCTCTGATCGTTATCGCTTTGCCCTCCAAGACAAAGAACGGATGCGCAAATTCTGTGTGCAGTACCGGGAGACGGATCTCGAGTTCATAACCCGCCTCCTTGAAGAAGAGGGAATTTTTTACTTTTTCGAACATTACGAAGATAAGCATGTCCTTGTCTTCGGCGATAGCAGCGTTGTCCATGTCCCCATAGGTGGCAACCCGGCCATCACGTTCAATTCTCATGGCGGAATGGTTGCAGAAACCGAAAGTATTAACGGCTTTACCTTTTCCCAGCGACTGACTCCGGAAGCCTTTACCCATAAGAACTTTAACTTCAAAAATCCCTCCGTTGACCTGACAGCGAAGAAAACCGGAGCAGAAGAGGCGAAGTCAGAAATTTACGAATACCCTGCCCTCCATGTGACAGAAGAGCGGGGAAGTGCGCTCGCCAGAGCCCGAATGGAAGGGCTTAAGTCGATGCAAAGGCAGGGGCATGGTCAGAGTTCTTCATGCCGGCTGACACCTGGCTACAATTTTACCCTGTCCGGCCACGAGTCCATGAGCCTGAATGCGGAATATCTGATTGTAGATGTTTCCCATTCGGGTGTTCAGCCGCAATCTCTTGAAGAAACTTCTCAGGGCTCATTCTCCTACGGAAATATGTTCACGGTTATCCCGGCAACAACGCCATTTCGTCCTGCCCTTACCCGACAGAAGCCGGTGGTCAAAGGACTTCAGACTGCTCTTGTGGTTGGTCCCAAGGGAGAGGAAATCCATACTGACGAGTATGGCCGGGTAAAGGTCCAATTCCACTGGGACCGCGAAGGCAAACGTGACGACAAAAGTTCATGCTGGTTACGCATTGGCCAGACCTGGAGTGGAAACGGCTGGGGAATGATTGCAATTCCGCGGATCGGAGACGAGGTGCTCGTCGACTTCATCGATGGGGACCCCGACCGGCCCATAATCGTCGGCAGCGTCAACAATGCCGAATCACCCGCCCTCTACCCCCTCCCCGCCAACAAGACCCAGAGCGGCATCCGCACCCGCAGCTACCCCAACGGCGGCCGCGACAACTACCACGAACTCCGTTTCGAGGACAAGAAAGGGAGCGAGGAGATCTATCTTCAGAGCGAGAAGGACTGGAATATCCTCGTCAAGAACAACAAGGGGCAGACCGTCGGCAACAACGAGACGCTGACGGTGAAGAGCAGCCGCTCCAAGAGTATCGGGGGGAGCCAGAACGAGACGGTGGGAGGCGACAGCACGGTGTCCGTGACCGGCGCCCTGTCAGAGACGGCCCGTGAGATCACCCTCACGGCTCAGTCTAAAATCACCCTCGTTTGCGGTGGGAGCACCATCGTCGTGGAGCCTTCGGGCGTAACGATCAAGGGTGCGACCATCAACATGAATTGA
- a CDS encoding DUF1795 domain-containing protein, whose product MLYRMQEGTLTLDGEWQDKSVNVLVPQGMSQGMNLVVSRDVLPPGMGLSDYLRQQKKVFQDELAAFRFRADEPAEIDGRHGSLLEFEWDNQGSLVHQLMVVIQDKEQVLSMTATAPGGIDDTVRQVMLAAMRSFTFAETAGTAP is encoded by the coding sequence ATGCTGTATCGGATGCAGGAGGGAACCCTCACCCTTGACGGGGAGTGGCAGGATAAGAGCGTGAATGTGCTGGTGCCGCAGGGGATGTCGCAGGGGATGAATCTCGTGGTATCCCGTGATGTGCTGCCGCCGGGGATGGGGCTTTCGGACTATCTCCGACAGCAGAAGAAGGTGTTTCAGGATGAGCTTGCCGCTTTCCGGTTCCGTGCCGATGAGCCAGCCGAGATTGACGGGCGCCACGGGTCCCTGCTGGAATTCGAGTGGGACAATCAGGGGAGCCTCGTGCATCAGCTGATGGTGGTCATTCAGGATAAGGAGCAGGTCCTGAGCATGACCGCCACGGCTCCGGGGGGGATAGACGACACGGTGCGCCAAGTGATGCTCGCGGCAATGCGGAGCTTCACCTTTGCCGAAACCGCCGGGACTGCCCCGTGA